A single genomic interval of Daucus carota subsp. sativus chromosome 1, DH1 v3.0, whole genome shotgun sequence harbors:
- the LOC135150747 gene encoding LOW QUALITY PROTEIN: NADH-ubiquinone oxidoreductase chain 5-like (The sequence of the model RefSeq protein was modified relative to this genomic sequence to represent the inferred CDS: inserted 4 bases in 3 codons): MLIVVTSISSLVHLYSISYMSEDPHSPRFMCYLSIPTFFMPMLVTGDNSLQLFLGWEGVGLASYLLIHFWFTRLQADKAAIKAMLVNRVGDFGLAPGISGCFTLFQTVDFSTIFARASAPRNSWISRNMRLNAITLICILLLIGAVGKSAQIGSHTWSPDAMEGPTPVSALIHAATMVTAGVFMIARCSPLFEYPPTALIVITFAGAMTSFLAATTGILQNDLKRVIAYSTCSQLGYMIFACGISNYSVSVFHLMNHAFFKALLFLSAGSVIHAMSDEQDMRKMGGLASSFPFTYAMMLMGSLSLIGFPFPTGFYSKDVILELAYTKYTISGNFAFWLGSVSVLFTSYYSFRLLFLTFLVPTNSFGRDILRCHDAPIPMAIPLILLALGSLFVGYLELGIGCGRYSRQWLRCSADSLPLCGGPXPLRVSRKGRRKEALYGVLTTPRDRXLKRRTGTSGINVFQFLALHQPSNGPWTKRPLPERTMSRGPPXPPTRYISRLWAAITIQEDTRNWKDKQTHPVDCRATSPTTQERDSLKSQGRGWPRGPTWRLGISAGNAKVA; encoded by the exons ATGTTAATTGTGGTTACATCCATAAGTAGCTTGGTCCATCTTTATTCCATTTCATATATGTCTGAGGATCCGCATAGCCCTCGATTTATGTGTTATTTATCCATTCCTACTTTTTTTATGCCAATGTTGGTGACTGGAGATAACTCTCTTCAATTATTCCTGGGATGGGAGGGAGTAGGTCTTGCTTCATATTTGTTAATTCATTTCTGGTTTACACGACTTCAGGCAGATAAAGCAGCTATAAAAGCTATGCTTGTCAATCGAGTAGGTGATTTTGGATTAGCTCCTGGGATTTCGGGTTGTTTTACTCTCTTTCAAACAGTAGACTTTTCAACCATTTTTGCTCGTGCTAGTGCCCCCAGAAATTCTTGGATTTCTCGCAATATGAGATTGAATGCCATAACTCTTATTTGTATTTTACTTCTTATTGGTGCTGTTGGGAAATCTGCACAGATAGGATCGCATACTTGGTCACCCGATGCTATGGAGGGTCCCACTCCAGTATCCGCTTTGATTCATGCAGCTACTATGGTAACAGCTGGCGTTTTCATGATAGCAAGGTGCTCCCCTTTATTTGAATACCCGCCTACGGCTTTGATTGTTATTACTTTTGCAGGAGCTATGACGTCATTCCTTGCGGCAACCACTGGAATATTACAGAACGATCTAAAGAGGGTCATAGCTTATTCAACTTGCAGTCAATTAGGCTATATGATCTTTGCTTGCGGCATCTCTAACTATTCGGTTAGCGTCTTTCACTTAATGAATCACGCCTTTTTCAAAGCATTACTATTCCTGAGTGCGGGTTCGGTGATTCATGCCATGTCGGATGAGCAAGATATGCGGAAGATGGGGGGGCTTGCCTCCTCATTCCCTTTTACCTATGCCATGATGCTCATGGGCAGCTTATCTCTAATTGGATTTCCTTTTCCAACTGGATTTTATTCAAAAGATGTGATCTTAGAGCTCGCTTACACTAAGTATACCATCAGTGGGAACTTTGCTTTCTGGTTGGGAAGTGTCTCTGTCCTTTTCACTTCTTATTACTCTTTTCGTTTACTTTTTCTAACATTTCTAGTACCAACTAATTCATTCGGGCGAGACATCTTACGATGTCATGATGCGCCCATTCCTATGGCCATTCCTTTAATACTTCTGGCTCTCGGGAGTCTCTTTGTAGGATACTT AGAATTGGGGATCGGATGCGGGCGATATTCCCGCCAATGGCTGAGATGTTCAGCCGACTCCCTCCCCCTTTGTGGGGGTC GCCCCCTACGAGTGAGCAGAAAAGGGAGGAGGAAAGAGGCCCTG TATGGAGTACTGACCACACCGAGGGACA CCCTGAAGCGAAGGACGGGAACGAGCGGAATCAATGTGTTCCAATTTCTGGCCTTGCACCAACCATCCAACGGACCCTGGACTAAACGGCCACTGCCTGAAAGGACTATGTCCAGGGGACCGCC CCCCCCCACAAGGTACATCTCGCGCCTATGGGCCGCTATAACTATCCAAGAAGACACTCGAAACTGGAAGGATAAACAAACCCACCCGGTGGACTGCCGAGCTACAAGTCCTACGACACAGGAGCGGGATTCTCTAAAAAGCCAAGGTCGTGGTTGGCCAAGAGGGCCCACTTGGAGACTTGGGATTTCAGCAGGAAATGCGAAGGTTGCTTAA